The following coding sequences lie in one Hippopotamus amphibius kiboko isolate mHipAmp2 chromosome 7, mHipAmp2.hap2, whole genome shotgun sequence genomic window:
- the LRRC10 gene encoding leucine-rich repeat-containing protein 10 encodes MGNTIRALTAFIPADCFQNYMVRDLREMPLDKMVDLSGNQLCRFPVHVCSFQELVKLYLSDNHLNSLPPELGQLQNLQILALDFNNFKALPQVVCTLKQLCILYLGNNKLCNLPSELSLLQNLRTLWVEANYLTQLPDVVCELSLLKTLHAGSNALRLLPGQLQRLRELRTIWLSGNLLTEFPPVLLHMPFLEVIDVDQNSIRYFPSLAHLSSLKLVIYDHNPCRNAPKVAKGVRRVGRWAEETPEPDPRKARRYALAREESQEAQLPALPPPLPPTNS; translated from the coding sequence ATGGGGAACACCATCAGGGCCCTCACGGCCTTCATCCCTGCCGACTGCTTCCAGAACTACATGGTTAGAGACCTCCGGGAGATGCCACTGGACAAGATGGTAGATCTGAGTGGGAACCAGCTGTGCCGCTTCCCTGTGCACGTGTGCTCCTTCCAGGAGCTGGTCAAGCTCTACTTGAGCGACAACCACCTCAACAGCCTGCCTCCAGAGCTGGGGCAGCTGCAAAATCTGCAGATCTTGGCCCTGGATTTCAACAACTTCAAGGCTCTGCCCCAGGTGGTATGTACCTTGAAACAGCTCTGCATCCTCTACTTGGGCAACAACAAACTCTGCAACCTCCCCAGTGAGCTGAGCCTGCTCCAGAATCTCCGGACTCTGTGGGTCGAGGCCAATTACCTCACCCAGCTGCCGGACGTGGTCTGTGAGCTGAGTCTCCTTAAGACTCTGCATGCTGGCTCCAATGCCCTGCGTCTGCTGCCAGGCCAGCTCCAGCGCCTCCGGGAGCTGAGGACCATCTGGCTCTCAGGCAACCTGCTGACTGAATTCCCGCCTGTGCTGCTTCACATGCCTTTCCTGGAGGTGATCGATGTGGACCAGAACAGCATCCGCTACTTCCCCAGCCTGGCCCACCTGTCAAGCCTGAAGCTGGTCATCTATGACCACAACCCTTGCAGGAATGCACCCAAGGTAGCCAAAGGGGTGCGGCGCGTGGGAAGATGGGCAGAGGAGACCCCAGAGCCTGACCCTAGAAAAGCCAGGCGCTATGCATTGGCCAGGGAGGAAAGCCAGGAGGCACAGctgcctgccctgcctcctccactcCCTCCTACCAACTCCTGA
- the CCT2 gene encoding T-complex protein 1 subunit beta, with protein sequence MASLSLAPVNIFKAGADEERAETARLSSFIGAIAIGDLVKSTLGPKGMDKILLSSGRDASLMVTNDGATILKNIGVDNPAAKVLVDMSRVQDDEVGDGTTSVTVLAAELLREAESLIAKKIHPQTIIAGWREATKAARQALLNSAVDHGSDEVKFRQDLMNIAGTTLSSKLLTHHKDHFTKLAVEAVLRLKGSGNLEAIHVIKKLGGSLADSYLDEGFLLDKKIGVNQPKRIENAKILIANTGMDTDKIKIFGSRVRVDSAAKVAEIEHAEKEKMKEKVERILKHGINCFINRQLIYNYPEQLFGAAGVMAIEHADFAGVERLALVTGGEIASTFDHPELVKLGSCKLIEEVMIGEDKLIHFSGVALGEACTIVLRGATQQILDEAERSLHDALCVLAQTVKDSRTVYGGGSSEMLMAHAVTQLASRTPGKEAVAMESYAKALRMLPTIIADNAGYDSADLVAQLRAAHSEGNTTAGLDMKEGTIGDMAVLGITESFQVKRQVLLSAAEAAEVILRVDNIIKAAPRKRVPDHHPC encoded by the exons ATG GCGTCCCTTTCCCTTGCACCTGTAAACATCTTCAAGGCTGGAGCTGATGAAGAGAGGGCAGAGACAGCTCGTCTG TCTTCTTTTATTGGTGCCATCGCTATTGGAGACTTGGTAAAGAGCACGTTGGGACCCAAGGGCATG GACAAAATTCTGTTAAGCAGTGGACGAGATGCTTCTCTTATGGTAACCAATGATGGtgcaactattttaaaaaacattggtGTGGACAATCCAGCTGCTAAAGTTTTAGTTG ATATGTCAAGAGTTCAGGATGATGAAGTTGGGGATGGCACTACCTCTGTTACTGTTTTAGCAGCAGAATTACTAAGG GAAGCAGAATCTTTAATTGCAAAAAAGATTCATCCACAGACCATTATTGCGGGTTGGAGAGAAGCCACAAAGGCAGCAAGACAGGCTCTGTTGAATTCTGCAGTCGACCATGG ttctgacGAAGTTAAATTCCGTCAAGATTTAATGAACATTGCAGGAACAACATTATCCTCAAAACTTCTTACTCATCACAAAGACCACTTTACTAAGTTAGCTGTGGAAGCTGTTCTCAGACTGAAAGGCTCTGGTAATCTGGAGGCAATTCATGTCATCAAGAAGCTAGGAGGAAGTCTGGCAGATTCCTATTTAGATGAAG GCTTTCTGTTGGATAAAAAAATTGGAGTAAATCAACCAAAGCGAATTGAAAATGCTAAAATTCTTATTGCAAATACTGGTATGGATACAGACAAAATTAAG ATATTTGGTTCCCGGGTTAGAGTTGATTCTGCAGCAAAAGTTGCCGAAATAGAAcatgcagaaaaggaaaaaatgaaggagaaagttGAACGTATTCTTAAGCATGGGATAAATTGCTTTATTAACAG gcaattaatttataattatccTGAACAGCTTTTTGGTGCTGCTGGTGTTATGGCTATTGAGCATGCAGATTTTGCAGGTGTGGAACGCCTCGCTCTTGTCACAG GTGGTGAAATTGCCTCTACCTTTGACCACCCAGAACTAGTGAAGCTTGGAAGTTGCAAACTTATTGAGGAAGTCATGATTGGAGAAGACAAACTCATTCACTTTTCTGGGGTAGCTCTTG gTGAGGCTTGCACCATTGTTTTGCGTGGTGCCACTCAGCAAATTTTAGATGAAGCAGAAAGATCCTTGCATGATGCTCTTTGTGTTCTTGCCCAAACTGTGAAAGATTCTAGAACAGTCTATGGAGGAG GCTCTTCTGAGATGCTGATGGCTCATGCCGTGACACAGCTCGCCAGTAGAACACCAGGCAAAGAAGCCGTTGCAATGGAGTCTTATGCTAAAGCACTGAGAATG TTGCCAACTATCATAGCTGACAATGCAGGCTATGACAGTGCAGATctggtggcacagctccgagctGCCCACAGTGAAGGCAATACAACTGCTGGACTGG ATATGAAGGAAGGTACCATTGGAGATATGGCAGTACTGGGTATAACAGAAAGTTTCCAAGTGAAGCGACAAGTTCTCTTAAgtgcagcagaagcagcagaggtGATTCTTCGTGTGGACAACATCATCAAGGCAGCACCAAG GAAACGTGTCCCTGATCACCACCCTTGTTAA